A genome region from Mycolicibacterium litorale includes the following:
- a CDS encoding AAA family ATPase has translation MTETELFGDEPGLSHLRLTARLNTSALDSRRGVVRLHPEVIAALGLREWDAVALTGARTTAAVVGIAPSGTPTGTALLDDVTLSNAGLRENSSVIVAPVTVHGARSVTVSGSRLATTSISPATLRQALLGKVMTVGDTVSLLPRDLGPGTSTSAATTALASSVGITWTSELLTVTSVDPPGTVSVQPNSSVTWGDGGVSDAVASSVAAGGDAIGQATVTAPSKEPPAVTYDDLKGNHTQAGRLTEWLKLSLDEPSLLETLGARANLGVLVSGPAGVGKATLVRAVCAQRRVVELDGPEVGALRAEDRLGRVSSAVSTVRDGGVLLITDIDALLPSTPEPVSTLILNELRTAVATPGVAFVATSARPDNVDPRLRDPELCDRELGLSLPDAATRKALLEVLLREVPADDLQLDEIAGRTPGFVVADLCALVREAALRAAARASADGAPPRLAQADLTGALTVIRPLSRSATEEVSVGSVTLDDVGDMTETKQALTEAVLWPLQHPDTFERLGIEPPRGVLLYGPPGCGKTFVVRALASSGRLSVHAVKGAELMDKWVGASEKAVRELFRRARDSAPSLVFLDEIDALAPRRGQSFDSGVTDRVVASLLTELDGIEPMRSVVVLGATNRPDLIDPALLRPGRLERLVFVEPPDAEARREILRTAGKSIPLVTEGDEAVDLDALAGELDGYSAADCVALLREAAMTAMRRSIDAADVTAADVEAAREAVRPSLDPVQVDTLRAFSEGR, from the coding sequence ATGACCGAGACCGAACTGTTCGGCGACGAACCGGGTCTGAGCCATCTGCGGCTCACAGCCCGGCTGAACACCTCGGCGCTCGATTCCCGGCGCGGGGTGGTGCGGCTGCACCCCGAGGTGATCGCCGCGCTGGGCCTCCGCGAATGGGATGCGGTGGCGCTCACCGGCGCACGCACGACCGCCGCGGTGGTGGGCATCGCCCCGTCCGGCACGCCGACGGGTACCGCCCTGCTCGACGACGTCACGCTGTCGAACGCGGGCTTGCGGGAGAACAGCAGTGTGATCGTGGCGCCGGTGACCGTGCACGGCGCCCGGTCGGTGACGGTGTCGGGATCCCGGCTCGCCACCACCTCGATCTCCCCGGCGACCCTGCGCCAGGCCCTGCTCGGCAAGGTGATGACGGTGGGCGACACCGTCTCCCTGCTCCCCCGCGACCTCGGCCCCGGCACGTCGACGTCGGCGGCGACGACCGCGCTGGCGTCCTCGGTGGGGATCACGTGGACCTCCGAGCTGTTGACGGTCACCAGCGTGGATCCGCCGGGCACTGTGAGCGTCCAACCGAATTCGTCGGTGACATGGGGTGACGGCGGCGTCTCCGACGCGGTGGCGTCGTCGGTCGCAGCGGGTGGTGACGCGATCGGCCAGGCCACCGTCACCGCACCGTCGAAGGAGCCACCGGCGGTCACCTACGACGATCTCAAGGGCAACCACACCCAGGCCGGCCGGCTGACCGAATGGCTCAAGCTGTCCCTCGACGAGCCGTCGCTGCTCGAAACCCTCGGCGCCCGGGCCAATCTCGGCGTTCTCGTCTCCGGGCCCGCCGGGGTCGGCAAGGCGACCCTGGTGCGGGCGGTGTGCGCACAGCGGCGGGTCGTCGAACTGGACGGACCGGAGGTCGGCGCGTTGCGCGCAGAGGACCGGCTGGGCAGAGTGTCGTCGGCGGTGTCGACCGTGCGCGACGGCGGCGTGCTGCTGATCACCGACATCGACGCGCTGCTGCCCTCGACGCCCGAACCGGTCAGCACGTTGATCCTCAACGAACTGCGCACCGCGGTGGCCACACCCGGCGTCGCGTTCGTCGCGACCTCGGCGCGCCCCGACAACGTCGACCCCCGACTGCGCGACCCGGAGCTGTGCGACCGCGAACTCGGCTTGAGCCTGCCCGACGCCGCCACCCGCAAGGCGCTCCTGGAGGTGCTGCTGCGCGAGGTCCCCGCCGATGACCTCCAACTCGACGAGATCGCCGGACGCACACCGGGTTTCGTCGTCGCCGATCTGTGCGCGCTGGTCCGCGAGGCGGCACTGCGGGCGGCGGCGCGCGCCAGCGCCGACGGGGCGCCTCCGCGGCTCGCCCAGGCGGATCTGACCGGGGCGCTCACGGTGATCCGGCCGTTGTCCAGGTCGGCCACCGAAGAGGTGTCGGTCGGATCGGTGACGCTCGACGACGTCGGCGACATGACCGAGACGAAACAGGCGCTGACCGAGGCGGTGCTGTGGCCGCTGCAGCACCCCGACACGTTCGAACGGCTCGGCATCGAACCGCCCCGCGGCGTGCTGCTGTACGGGCCACCCGGCTGCGGCAAGACGTTCGTGGTGCGCGCACTGGCCAGTTCGGGGCGCCTCTCGGTCCACGCGGTCAAGGGCGCCGAGCTGATGGACAAATGGGTGGGCGCATCAGAGAAGGCCGTGCGCGAACTGTTCCGCCGCGCCCGAGACTCCGCGCCGTCACTGGTGTTCCTCGACGAGATCGACGCGCTGGCGCCGCGCCGGGGTCAGAGCTTCGACTCCGGGGTGACCGACCGCGTGGTCGCGTCGCTGTTGACCGAACTCGACGGCATCGAACCGATGCGCAGTGTGGTGGTGCTCGGCGCCACCAACCGGCCCGACCTGATCGACCCGGCGTTGCTGCGGCCCGGCCGACTGGAGCGGCTGGTGTTCGTCGAACCGCCCGACGCCGAGGCGCGCCGGGAGATCCTGCGGACGGCCGGCAAATCGATCCCTCTGGTCACCGAGGGCGACGAGGCCGTCGACCTCGATGCGCTGGCCGGCGAGCTCGACGGTTACAGCGCCGCGGACTGCGTCGCGCTGCTGCGCGAGGCGGCGATGACGGCGATGCGGCGGTCGATCGACGCCGCCGACGTCACCGCCGCCGATGTCGAGGCCGCGCGCGAGGCGGTCCGACCGTCGCTGGATCCCGTGCAGGTCGACACGCTGCGCGCGTTCTCCGAAGGCCGCTAG
- a CDS encoding DUF1707 domain-containing protein yields the protein MSTPISSPIPTPVRIGDEDRQRTATLLGLALTQGYLDMADYEQRLQTAFAAQRSTELHTLTADLPVAALRRNDPARRAALRQAARRSVHWHLAGYLTMVVIVLAVWLAVGLTAGSWYFWPIWPILGAGIGVVAHALPMRYVGGSAPHGWRCSQTTSEWARRPRQQPT from the coding sequence ATGTCCACCCCCATCTCCAGCCCGATCCCCACCCCGGTGCGCATCGGCGACGAGGACCGCCAACGCACCGCGACCTTGCTCGGCCTGGCCCTCACCCAGGGCTATCTCGACATGGCCGACTACGAGCAACGGCTGCAGACCGCGTTCGCCGCGCAGAGGAGCACCGAACTCCACACCCTCACCGCCGACCTGCCCGTCGCCGCGCTGCGGCGCAACGACCCTGCGAGGCGGGCCGCCCTCCGCCAGGCCGCTCGGCGCAGCGTGCACTGGCATCTGGCCGGCTACCTGACGATGGTCGTCATCGTGCTCGCGGTGTGGTTGGCCGTGGGACTCACGGCCGGCTCCTGGTACTTCTGGCCGATCTGGCCGATCCTCGGCGCCGGGATCGGTGTCGTCGCGCACGCGCTGCCGATGCGCTACGTGGGCGGATCGGCACCGCACGGATGGCGTTGCTCCCAGACGACCTCGGAGTGGGCCCGACGACCCCGCCAGCAACCCACGTAG
- a CDS encoding Na+/H+ antiporter subunit A, whose product MLAILCAHAVATAMAPLLVARWGRIAFYPLALVPLVSLVWVVLNWPQPGGAQTVDLVWLPELSMDITLRFDTLAAIMSVLVLGIGALVLFYCATYFHHRDGHTEKRLPSFAAEMVAFAGSMFGLVISDNMLILYVFWETTTVLSFLLVGHYAERATSRRAATQALLVTTFGGLAMLVGIIILGNLAGTYLVSELVAAPPTGAAAATGVALILVGALSKSAIVPLHFWLPGAMAAPTPVSAYLHAAAMVKAGVYLVARMTPGFADSPVWRPMIITLGLATMLLAGWRAVREYDLKLILAFGTVSQLGLITIMVGTGGPDMMLAGLAMLVAHAMFKASLFMVVGVIDHATGTRDIRRLAWLGDRHKPLLLIALGATGSMAALPPFLGFVAKEADFETVLHSAALGPTAPWVLAGIAFGSVFTTIYSLRFLWGAFSRKGLHEPSVRVREMHRPSVAFLTAPAVLAAAGLLSGLWPAPLDAILGDYARTVPGSSDYHLALWHGFNLPLLLSALVIAAGFAAFFERSRLRRARVAYLPLGNADHVYDALIRGLDRVSVRLTAITQRGSIPATQSVILSTFVVVPAVALALGARDRPEFALWDSPWQVVVGLLMLAAAFGAAVMRNRLAAVLLIGVTGYGCGAIFALHGAPDLALTQFLVETLVLVIFVLVLRTLPAEAEKAHINHKRLPRAVLSLAVGATVTSLAVYAMAARTGVGIAELIPDAAYYRGAGSNAVNVLLVDIRAWDTMGEISVLLVAATGVASLVFRNRRFGIAPRVSDAGQPDIGRAGSYANSPAAGDITWLRGSELRDPRHRSLVLEVATRIIFPLIMVLSAYFFFAGHNTPGGGFAGGLTAGLALVLRYLAGGRYELGETLPLDAGKILGVGLGLSAGTAVTSLLLGAPVLSSAVIEFDLPVLGGVKLVTALFFDLGVYLIVVGLVLDVLRSLGAQVDVEMSQPSGPGKAAAKVGAR is encoded by the coding sequence ATGCTGGCCATCCTCTGTGCCCACGCGGTCGCGACCGCGATGGCGCCCCTTCTCGTGGCCAGATGGGGACGGATAGCCTTCTACCCGCTCGCGCTCGTTCCGCTGGTGTCTCTGGTCTGGGTCGTGCTGAACTGGCCGCAGCCCGGCGGCGCACAGACCGTCGACCTGGTCTGGCTGCCCGAGTTGTCGATGGACATCACGCTGCGGTTCGACACGCTGGCCGCCATCATGAGCGTGCTCGTGCTGGGCATCGGGGCGCTGGTGCTGTTCTACTGCGCCACGTACTTCCACCACCGCGACGGTCACACCGAGAAACGCCTGCCCAGCTTCGCCGCCGAGATGGTGGCGTTCGCCGGTTCGATGTTCGGCTTGGTGATCAGCGACAACATGCTGATCCTGTACGTGTTCTGGGAGACGACGACGGTGTTGTCGTTCCTGCTGGTGGGCCATTACGCGGAGCGCGCGACCAGCCGCCGGGCCGCCACCCAGGCCCTGCTCGTCACCACCTTCGGCGGACTGGCGATGCTGGTCGGCATCATTATCCTCGGCAACCTCGCCGGGACGTACCTGGTCTCGGAGCTGGTGGCCGCACCACCGACCGGGGCGGCCGCCGCGACCGGGGTGGCGCTGATCCTGGTCGGCGCGCTGTCGAAATCGGCGATTGTGCCGTTGCACTTCTGGCTGCCCGGCGCGATGGCCGCACCCACCCCTGTCAGCGCCTACCTGCACGCGGCGGCCATGGTGAAGGCCGGCGTGTACCTGGTGGCGCGGATGACGCCCGGCTTCGCCGACTCCCCGGTGTGGCGGCCGATGATCATCACGCTCGGGCTGGCGACGATGCTGCTGGCCGGGTGGCGTGCCGTGCGCGAGTACGACCTCAAACTGATCCTGGCCTTCGGCACCGTCAGCCAGCTCGGGCTGATCACGATCATGGTGGGCACCGGCGGGCCCGACATGATGCTCGCCGGACTGGCCATGCTCGTCGCGCACGCGATGTTCAAGGCCTCGCTGTTCATGGTGGTCGGCGTCATCGACCACGCGACCGGCACCCGCGACATCCGGCGGCTGGCTTGGCTCGGGGACCGCCACAAACCGCTCCTGCTCATCGCGCTCGGCGCGACGGGCAGCATGGCCGCGCTGCCCCCCTTCCTCGGATTCGTCGCCAAGGAGGCCGACTTCGAGACGGTGCTGCACAGCGCCGCTCTCGGACCCACGGCGCCCTGGGTGCTGGCCGGCATCGCATTCGGTTCGGTGTTCACCACCATCTACAGCCTGCGCTTCCTGTGGGGGGCGTTCAGCCGCAAAGGGTTACACGAACCGAGCGTGCGAGTCCGGGAGATGCACCGGCCCTCGGTGGCGTTCCTGACCGCACCGGCAGTACTCGCCGCCGCCGGCCTGCTGTCCGGCCTGTGGCCCGCACCGCTGGACGCCATCCTCGGCGACTACGCCCGCACCGTGCCCGGGAGCTCCGACTACCACCTGGCCCTCTGGCACGGGTTCAACCTGCCCCTGCTGCTGTCGGCACTGGTGATCGCGGCCGGTTTCGCCGCCTTCTTCGAGCGGTCCAGACTGCGGCGCGCCCGGGTCGCCTACCTGCCGCTCGGCAACGCCGACCACGTCTACGACGCGCTGATCCGCGGCCTCGACCGGGTGTCGGTGCGCCTCACCGCGATCACCCAGCGCGGCTCCATCCCGGCCACCCAGTCGGTCATCCTCAGCACCTTCGTCGTCGTACCCGCGGTCGCACTCGCGCTCGGCGCGCGGGACCGGCCGGAGTTCGCGCTGTGGGATTCGCCGTGGCAGGTCGTGGTCGGGCTGCTGATGCTCGCCGCCGCGTTCGGCGCCGCGGTGATGCGCAACCGGCTGGCCGCCGTCCTGCTGATCGGCGTCACCGGATACGGCTGCGGCGCCATCTTCGCGCTGCACGGCGCACCGGACCTGGCGCTGACGCAGTTCCTGGTCGAGACGCTGGTGCTGGTCATCTTCGTGCTGGTGCTGCGGACACTGCCCGCCGAGGCCGAGAAGGCCCACATCAACCACAAACGCCTGCCGCGCGCGGTGCTGTCGCTCGCGGTCGGCGCCACGGTGACCTCGCTGGCGGTGTACGCGATGGCGGCCCGCACCGGCGTCGGAATCGCCGAACTGATCCCCGACGCGGCCTACTACCGCGGTGCCGGGTCGAACGCCGTGAACGTCCTGCTGGTCGACATCCGCGCCTGGGACACCATGGGTGAGATCTCGGTGCTACTCGTCGCGGCCACCGGTGTCGCCTCGCTGGTGTTCCGCAACCGCCGTTTCGGCATCGCGCCGCGGGTGTCCGACGCCGGTCAGCCCGACATCGGGCGCGCGGGCAGCTACGCCAACAGCCCGGCCGCCGGCGACATCACGTGGTTGCGGGGCAGCGAACTGCGCGATCCGCGGCATCGCTCGCTGGTGCTCGAAGTGGCGACGCGCATCATCTTCCCGCTCATCATGGTGCTGTCGGCGTACTTCTTCTTCGCCGGCCACAACACGCCGGGCGGCGGCTTCGCCGGTGGCCTGACCGCGGGTCTGGCCCTGGTGCTGCGCTACCTGGCCGGCGGGCGTTACGAACTCGGTGAGACGCTTCCGCTGGACGCCGGCAAGATCCTCGGCGTCGGTCTGGGCCTGTCCGCCGGCACCGCGGTGACCTCATTGCTGCTCGGCGCGCCCGTATTGTCCTCGGCCGTCATCGAATTCGACCTGCCGGTGCTCGGCGGCGTCAAGTTGGTGACCGCGTTGTTCTTCGATCTAGGGGTGTATCTGATCGTCGTCGGACTGGTCCTCGATGTACTGCGCAGCCTGGGTGCCCAGGTGGACGTGGAGATGTCCCAGCCCTCCGGGCCGGGCAAGGCGGCGGCGAAGGTGGGCGCGCGATGA
- a CDS encoding Na(+)/H(+) antiporter subunit C gives MTTFLVPLILIGGLTSVGVYLLLERNLTRMLLGLLLIGNAINLLILTVAGPSGNPPVRGRTSAGETSTADPLAQGMILTAIVISMGIAAFVLALTYRSYRLTTAEDVANDPEDRRVSEMAAREAAALDEDRPPEPDLARDTDLPDELDALPGREGSR, from the coding sequence ATGACCACCTTCCTCGTCCCCCTCATCCTGATCGGCGGGCTCACCAGCGTCGGCGTCTATCTGCTCCTCGAACGCAACCTGACCCGAATGCTGCTGGGCCTGTTGCTGATCGGCAATGCGATCAATCTGCTCATCCTCACGGTGGCCGGGCCGTCCGGTAACCCACCGGTGCGTGGACGGACCAGCGCCGGGGAGACCTCGACGGCGGATCCGCTGGCGCAGGGCATGATCCTCACCGCGATCGTGATCAGCATGGGGATCGCCGCGTTCGTCCTGGCGCTCACCTACCGCTCCTACCGCCTGACCACCGCCGAAGACGTGGCCAACGACCCCGAGGACCGGCGGGTGTCGGAGATGGCGGCCAGAGAGGCCGCCGCCCTCGACGAGGACCGGCCACCGGAGCCGGATCTCGCCAGGGACACCGACCTGCCCGACGAGCTCGACGCGCTTCCCGGACGGGAGGGGTCGCGGTGA
- a CDS encoding Na+/H+ antiporter subunit D, producing the protein MTLGAVLTPLPVLIPTLAAALTLFAGRRPVLQRVIAQVALVAVVAVCAVLVYLTDRDGTLALHVGGWGQSEPGMGPLGITLVVDRLSALMLMVSSIVLLAVVAYAIGQGIRDGDGRQPVSIFLPTYLVLSAGVCTAFLAGDLFNLYVGFEVLLSASFVLLTIGASAERVRAGISYVMVSMVSSLIFLLGIGLVYAATGTLNMAELAVRLDDISEGTRMALFAVLLVAFGIKAAVFPLSTWLPDSYPTAPAPVTAVFAGLLTKVGVYAIIRAHSLLFPGGGLDQVLLWAALLTMVIGILGAIAQSDIKRLLSFTLVSHIGYMVFGIALSNQLGMTGAIYYVAHHIVVQTTLFLVVGLIERQAGASTMQRLGGLAAASPLLAFVFVVPALNLGGIPPFSGFIGKVALLEAGAANGTPLAWALVAGGVVTSLLTLYVVARVWTKAFWRSRDDAPEGHLSSTAPAALLDDTAESEDIQFVDRDHVGRMPAGMLVPTGALIAVGLALTVAAGPIFAYSGRAADEVNDRNQYITAVVGERP; encoded by the coding sequence GTGACGCTCGGCGCGGTGCTCACGCCCCTGCCGGTGCTGATCCCCACGCTCGCCGCCGCGCTGACACTGTTCGCGGGCCGCCGACCGGTGCTGCAGCGGGTGATCGCTCAGGTCGCCCTCGTTGCCGTCGTCGCGGTGTGCGCGGTACTGGTCTACCTCACCGACCGCGACGGGACGTTGGCGCTGCACGTCGGCGGCTGGGGTCAGAGCGAACCCGGGATGGGGCCGCTGGGAATCACTTTGGTGGTCGACCGGTTGTCGGCGCTGATGCTGATGGTGTCGTCCATCGTGCTGCTGGCGGTGGTCGCCTACGCCATCGGACAGGGCATCCGCGACGGCGACGGCCGCCAGCCGGTGTCGATCTTCCTGCCCACCTACCTGGTGTTGTCGGCGGGTGTGTGCACCGCCTTCCTGGCCGGTGACTTGTTCAACCTGTACGTCGGGTTCGAGGTGCTGCTGTCCGCGAGCTTCGTGTTGCTCACCATCGGCGCGAGCGCCGAGCGGGTGCGGGCCGGCATCTCGTACGTGATGGTGTCGATGGTGTCGTCGCTGATCTTCCTGCTCGGCATCGGCCTGGTGTACGCCGCCACCGGCACGCTGAACATGGCCGAACTGGCCGTCCGTCTCGACGACATTTCCGAGGGCACGCGGATGGCGTTGTTCGCGGTGCTGCTGGTGGCGTTCGGCATCAAGGCCGCGGTGTTCCCGCTCTCGACGTGGCTGCCCGACTCCTATCCGACCGCACCGGCGCCGGTGACGGCGGTGTTCGCCGGCCTGCTGACCAAAGTCGGTGTGTACGCGATTATTCGGGCGCATTCGCTGCTGTTCCCGGGCGGCGGCCTGGACCAGGTTCTGCTGTGGGCGGCGTTGCTGACCATGGTGATCGGCATCCTCGGCGCGATCGCCCAGAGCGACATCAAACGGCTGCTGTCGTTCACGCTCGTCAGCCACATCGGGTACATGGTGTTCGGCATCGCGCTGTCCAACCAGCTGGGCATGACCGGCGCCATCTACTACGTCGCGCACCACATCGTCGTGCAGACCACGCTCTTCCTCGTCGTCGGCCTGATCGAACGGCAGGCCGGCGCGTCGACGATGCAACGGCTGGGCGGGCTGGCCGCGGCCAGTCCGCTGCTGGCGTTCGTGTTCGTGGTGCCCGCGCTGAATCTCGGTGGCATCCCGCCGTTCTCCGGATTCATCGGCAAGGTGGCGCTGCTCGAAGCCGGTGCGGCCAACGGCACCCCGCTGGCATGGGCGCTGGTGGCGGGGGGCGTGGTCACGAGCCTGCTCACGCTGTACGTGGTGGCGCGGGTGTGGACCAAGGCGTTCTGGCGGTCCCGGGACGACGCACCCGAGGGGCACCTGTCCTCCACCGCCCCGGCGGCTCTGCTCGACGACACCGCGGAGTCCGAGGACATCCAGTTCGTGGACCGCGACCACGTCGGCCGCATGCCCGCGGGCATGCTGGTGCCGACCGGTGCCCTGATCGCGGTGGGGCTGGCGCTGACCGTGGCGGCCGGTCCGATCTTCGCCTACAGCGGACGGGCCGCCGACGAGGTCAACGACCGCAACCAGTACATCACCGCGGTGGTGGGTGAGCGGCCATGA
- a CDS encoding Na+/H+ antiporter subunit E: MKVLEGTRWSPRRLALRAWVLCWLTLVWILLWGTLSAANIVSGLAIALLITLLLPLPPVPVEGRVHLLSLLRLVLTVAYYLVVSSVQVAWLAVKPGPPPLTAVLRAHFAVKSDLVLALAVNIMNLTPGTIVLEIDQTRRLVYVHVIDVGSDRALSRFYRQVSQFERLLIAAFERDADWRPSTEREADPE, encoded by the coding sequence ATGAAGGTGCTCGAGGGGACGAGGTGGTCACCGCGGCGGCTGGCGCTGCGGGCGTGGGTGCTGTGCTGGCTGACGCTGGTGTGGATCCTGTTGTGGGGCACGCTCTCTGCCGCCAACATCGTCAGCGGCCTGGCCATCGCGCTGCTGATCACGCTGCTGCTGCCGCTGCCACCGGTGCCGGTGGAGGGCCGGGTGCACCTGTTGTCGCTGCTGCGCCTCGTCCTCACCGTCGCGTACTACTTGGTGGTGTCGTCAGTCCAAGTGGCGTGGCTGGCCGTCAAACCCGGTCCGCCACCGCTGACCGCGGTGCTGCGCGCGCACTTCGCGGTGAAGTCGGATCTGGTGCTGGCCCTCGCGGTGAACATCATGAATCTGACGCCGGGCACGATCGTGCTCGAGATCGACCAGACTCGGCGCCTGGTCTACGTCCACGTCATCGACGTGGGTTCCGACCGGGCGCTGAGCCGCTTCTACCGCCAGGTCAGCCAGTTCGAGCGACTGTTGATCGCCGCGTTCGAACGGGACGCCGACTGGCGGCCATCGACGGAGAGGGAGGCGGACCCCGAATGA
- a CDS encoding monovalent cation/H+ antiporter complex subunit F: MTWVWIIAGVMLTGAATATMFRLLAGPSTLDRLVALDTLVAVTMCAIGTWAAFSLDTTVTYSLTALALISFVGSVSVARFRVPDVDKPGISRRRR; this comes from the coding sequence ATGACGTGGGTCTGGATCATCGCGGGAGTGATGCTCACAGGTGCCGCGACCGCGACGATGTTCCGCCTGCTGGCCGGTCCGAGCACACTGGACCGACTCGTCGCGCTGGACACACTGGTCGCCGTCACGATGTGCGCGATCGGCACCTGGGCGGCGTTCAGCCTCGACACGACGGTGACGTACAGCTTGACCGCGCTCGCGCTGATCAGCTTCGTGGGCTCGGTCAGCGTCGCCCGGTTCCGCGTGCCCGACGTCGACAAACCCGGCATCTCGCGGAGGCGCCGGTGA
- the mnhG gene encoding monovalent cation/H(+) antiporter subunit G, giving the protein MTAFDIVASVLVLGGSTLALTAAIGVARFPDTLSRMHAATKPQVLGLLLVLAGAAIRLRGNVDVGMIILTGLFTLITAPVIANRVGQLAYREQNIRDDLMTRDEMLEIAAEREHRGHDDP; this is encoded by the coding sequence GTGACCGCCTTCGACATCGTCGCCAGCGTCCTGGTACTCGGCGGGTCGACGCTGGCGCTCACCGCGGCGATCGGTGTCGCCCGATTCCCCGACACACTGTCGCGTATGCACGCCGCGACCAAACCGCAGGTGCTGGGTCTGCTGCTGGTGCTCGCCGGCGCGGCGATCCGACTGCGCGGCAACGTCGACGTCGGCATGATCATCCTGACCGGCCTCTTCACGCTCATCACCGCGCCGGTGATCGCCAATCGCGTCGGCCAGCTCGCCTACCGCGAGCAGAACATCCGGGACGACCTGATGACCAGGGACGAGATGCTTGAGATCGCCGCGGAAAGGGAACACCGCGGCCATGACGACCCCTGA
- a CDS encoding SAM-dependent methyltransferase, which translates to MTTPDGIVSALSVALARQRESHEDCPLFNDPYAQVFIDAALNRGCDLPTDEASQRIDSIANYASSRTKWFDEFFIAAGAHGIEQMVIVAAGLDARAWRLPWVNGTTVYEIDHPGVLSFKNDALREHGDTPAVSRYVPVAADLFDDWPDVLRDNGFDVTEPTAWAVEGLLPYLADGPHLLFDRIDELSAPGSRLAVEAVGTGVADWLAGRGWQVTTMGAQELLTRYGRCGDHGGADTQADTVFVDAKRVR; encoded by the coding sequence ATGACGACCCCTGACGGCATCGTGAGCGCCCTGTCGGTTGCGCTTGCCCGGCAGAGGGAGTCACACGAAGACTGTCCGTTGTTCAACGATCCCTATGCGCAGGTGTTCATCGATGCCGCGCTGAACCGGGGCTGCGACCTTCCCACCGACGAGGCGTCGCAGCGAATCGACAGCATCGCGAACTACGCGTCCTCGCGCACGAAGTGGTTCGACGAATTCTTCATTGCCGCAGGCGCACACGGGATCGAGCAGATGGTGATCGTCGCCGCCGGGCTCGACGCGCGGGCGTGGCGGTTGCCGTGGGTCAACGGCACCACCGTCTACGAGATCGACCACCCCGGGGTGCTGAGTTTCAAGAACGACGCACTGCGCGAGCACGGTGACACTCCAGCGGTGTCCCGCTACGTACCTGTGGCCGCGGACCTGTTCGATGACTGGCCAGACGTCCTGCGCGACAACGGGTTCGACGTCACCGAGCCGACGGCGTGGGCCGTCGAGGGCCTCCTTCCATACCTCGCCGACGGTCCGCACCTGCTGTTCGACCGCATCGACGAGCTGAGTGCGCCGGGCAGCCGGCTTGCAGTCGAGGCCGTCGGGACAGGCGTCGCCGACTGGCTGGCCGGGCGGGGGTGGCAGGTCACGACGATGGGCGCTCAAGAACTGCTGACCCGCTACGGGCGGTGCGGCGACCACGGCGGGGCAGACACCCAGGCGGACACCGTCTTTGTCGACGCCAAACGGGTGCGCTGA